ACAATCGCACCGAAGCCGCCATTGGCGGTGGTCTCGGCGCTGCCGGCGGCTCGGTGGTCGGCAACAGCTTGGGCGGCTCCACCGGTTCGGCCATTGGTGCCGGTTTGGGCGGCGCAGCGGGTGGTGCGGTGGGCAACAACCTAGGTGACGACGGTGGCAGAGCTCATTCCGGTGGTGGTCACAAGCACAACAAGTACAAACATAAAAACCGTCATCACTGATTGAGTATTCGAAAACAAACCCGGCCTGGCGCCGGGTTTTTCGTTTCTGGCGGTCGGACACTGGAACGATTGGCTGTAAGGCTTTTCGAACGTTATACAACCCACCAGACGTAGAGGTTTGCCATGACGCCCGAAACCGAAGGCAAGGAAGAAAAAGGCCCGAGTGGTCTGCCGTTTATCAATGATCCGGGGAACGAGGATCCGGGGTCGCTGATGGATGATGCGACGGTGCCGTTGAATGATGCGGATGAGGCAGATATGGAGTATGAGGAGGATGAGGATGAGCAGTGAGGGGGAGTAAGGTGGATTGAAAATTTGGATTTGTTTTTAAGGGCCTGAGTGAACAGGCCCTTTTCGTGGTCATGTTTAATCGGTTTCTTTTGAGTCAGCCCATACATACAGGTTACTGAAGGCTGACATTTTTTTGATTTTTTTTAAATTAAGATATTCTTCCAGTTCTTTTTTAATGATTTTTTCATCGCAATATTTCCTATGTTTAGATGGTCTTTCGCGGGCAAAATTGTATAGGCGCCAAGTATCAAACCCATTAATTTCACCGTTTGGGCCATAGTCAAAATCTACGCTTCCTGTCGATAGATTGATGCGGCAGCCAACACCATGCAATTCATATTTAACGCCTCGAGTGACTCTTCCTCGTCGCTTTATTGTCTTGGTGTACCAGAGCCGTCGAATGTCACGAGTGCCAAATTTGCGCTCAAATATCAGCGTGCTGGACTCTACCATGGAGATAAAGTCATTTATCAGGATGTCCAAAGCTTCATTTTGATCGCTCATCTTCTTCTCCGGTGCTCCAACCTGTCCAGGCCCACATTGTTTGCTGATTCCAATACATCTTCAATACTTCTTAGAGCTCCGTTATACGTTTTTAGATCTGTTATGAGTTTGATTGTCACATTGGTCGAAGTTTGTCGTGCAGCTGCTGCGCGATGGTGTCCGTCCAAGATATATAGGTTGCCGTCATGTTCTATTACGGTGATGGGATCGGTTGGGCCGTATCCGTTGCGCATTTTATTTTTATAATCTTCGACTGTCCTGGTTGAGGTTTTTCCCTCTATTGTATGTACACGCTTCAAAGTTTTCGGATCTATATTGTGAGCAATGGTCGGTAGTTTCGGCTCACCCTCGTCAACCTTAGCCCCGCCAATCCCACCCGGCACCTCACAGCCTGGCTTATTCGGCGGCGGACAATTGGAGTTCAACCCCAACGGATCCACCCATCCCGTCGGATTCGGCACATACCGATACTGATTCAACCCACCCGCCAACTTGATGGGATCCGGCGTCAAATACCGCCCCAACCTCGGGTCGTAATACCGATGCCGGTTGTAATGCAGCCCGCTTTCCGCATCGAAATACTGCCCCTGAAAGCGCAGCGGCTGGTCCAGGTAGTCCTCGCCCGCGAGGGTGATCGCCGACACCTTGCCGTAGGCGTCGTATTGCGCTGACCAGACGATTTCGCCGCTGTAGTCGGTCAGTTCCTGCGGCGTGCCGAGGTGGTCGAGTTGGTAGTAGAACGGGCAGGCCTTTTTCGGACCTTTGCCGTCGAGCAGCGCCAGTGGGCGGAAGGTGCCGGGTTCGTAGACGTAGCTGCGGTGGTGGTTAGGGCCGCTTTCGGCGACGAGGTGGTCGCCTTGCCAGAAGAACTCGGTGGTCTGGCCGTCGACGGTTTTGCGAATGCGCCGGCCGAAGGCGTCGTATTGGTAGGTCGCGGTTTGGCCGTCGGCGCGGGTCAGGCCGATCAGGCGGTGTTGGCAGTCGTAGCGGTATTCGGTGACGAGTTGCTGGTCGCGGCCACGACGCTCGCGGATCAGGTTGCCGAAGGCGTCGTAGTCGTAATGGCGATCGCCCTGCATCAGCAGGCGGTTGCCCTTGATCCGCGTCGGGCCGGCGCGATCCTGCATCAGCAGGTTGCCGGCCGGGTCGTGGGCGAAGGATTCCGGCAGTTCGTCGCGCGAGTGACGCACGCGGATCAAGCGGTCGAGGGCGTCATAGCCATAGGTGCGCTGGCCATGGCGGCTGTCGGCGATGTGCTCGAGGTTGCCGTTGGCGCTGTAGGCATAATCCCGGCGATACAGCGAGTCGTGCTGATGGCCTACAGCGTGGGCCAGCAAACGTCCCTGATCGTCGTAGGCATAATCGCTGCGCAGCAGGCCTTGTTGGCGTTGTTGTTCGCGACCCGATTGATAGACGTGGCTGCTCAGCCGCGTGCCATTGAGGTCGATGGCGGTCAGCGCGCCGCCCTTGGCGTAGTGATAGTCGAGCTTGCTGTTGTCCGGCAGACGCTGGCGCTTGAGCTGGCCGCAGGCGTCGTAGACATACCGCAAGGTGCCCCAGCCCTGATGCTCGGTGATCAGCCGGTCCTGCCGGTCATATTCAAAGGCCAGTGGATGCTTTTGACCGTCATCGACCCCGGTCAAACGGCCCAGTCGGTCATAGGTGTAAGCCACCTCAACTCCGTCGGGCAGGGTTTTCAGCAGCAAGCGCCCGGCCGCATCACGCGCGTAGACGGTGACCAGCGTCGAGCCGTCATCGCCGAACTCGGTCTTTTCCAGCAGGTGCCCGTTGCGGTCGTAGGCGTAAGCGGTGCGCCGACCATCGAAGCCGGTTTCCTGTCGGATCAATCCGGTGGGCGTGTAGTCCAGGCGGTACTTTTCCCCGGACTCGTTCTCGATTTCCGTCAGCAGCAGTTGCGCATGGTCGTAGCGGTACTGCACCCGCGTGCCGTCGGGGTTGATCTTGCGCGAGACCAGATGCAGGTCGTCGTCATACTCGTAGCGGGTGATGCGCCCGAGTTCGTCGCGCTCGGCAGTGACTTGGCCGTAAGCGCCATAGCTGTAGGCGCGAGTGGCGCCTGTAGGAAATGTCGTTTGAACCAGTCGGCCAACCGCGTCCCACTGCTGGCGGGTGATCGCGCCGTGTTCGTCGCAAGTGGTCGTCCGTCGCCCCAGCGCGTCGTAGGAAAAGCGCCGCACACCACCGTCAGGCAGGGTTTCCTCGATCAGTTGCCCGAGGTCGTTCCACGACAACTTGTGCCGGCTGGTGTCCGGATAGCGGATCGACAGCAACTGCCCGCGCGTGTCGTAGTAGTAATGGGTGACCTGGCCGTCAGGATCGACCGCCTCGGTGACATCGCCCTCGGCGTTGCGCCGAAACGTCCACACCGCCTCGCCGCGAGAACGGCTGTGCAGGAAACCGTTGCGGTACTCGTAGGACGTTGGCTCATCGTCCGGCGGAAGCAGCGCGATCAGCCGTCCGACGTCGTCGTAACGGTATTCGGTGACCGCGCCCAGCGGATCCTGCTCGGCGATCAGCCGGCCCTGATCGTCATAAGCCTTGAGGTGCTCACCGCCATCGGCCGCGACCTTGCGCACCAGCCGTGCGCTGTCATCGTGGACGTAGGTTTCTTCGCTGCCATCGACGTAGTGCACCGCGACGCTGCCGTCATCGGCCCAGACGTAACGGGTGTCCATCTGCGCGAACGACGCCCAGTGCCGCACGCAGCGCGCCGCCTTGCCCGAGCGCTCCCACTCCCAGAAAAAGCTCGCGCCGCCGGTCAGTTGCCGCTGCAGGATGACGTGCTGATCGTCGTAGTCGTAACGCTCGCTGTCACCGACCGCATTGGTCGCGGCCAACAACCGCTGACGCGCGTCGTAGCAATAACTGACCAGCGTTTGCTCGGTGCGCCAGCCATCAGCCTCAAGCACCTGGTAATCAACCGCGACCAGATGCGCCCGGTCATAGCGCAACAGCAGCGAGCGACCCGCGCCATTGTCCAGGCGGACAATCCGCTGCTGATGATCGCGAGAAACGATCAGACGATTGCCATACGCATCACTGACCGCCACCAGCCGCCCGGCACGAAAGTGATAAAACCGCGCTGTATCCCCGGCCAGCGCGAGGATCAGTTCCTCTGGCTCATCGCCGAGAAAAATCGCCGCCCGCGACAGGCTGTTGTGAATCGCCGGGCGCTCAACGCTGGGCAACGGAAACCGCGTGCGGCGGTTCTCGTGATCGACCCAGACCACCGCCTCGCCATCAAACTCCAGCCGATGCGCCAGCGAATGACTCCAGCCAAACCCCAGCCCGACATCGATCTCCACCGCGCTGGTGCGGTACAACCGGGTGAACTCGAACGGCAGCAAACCATCGAGCGTGCCATCGGTCAGGGTCAGCAGCTCTTCGCCGGTGACCATCGACACCGGGCAACCGTTGGTACAGGTCAGCGGCGCGCAATCGGCGCTGTCGCCGTTGGGGTTTTTAGCCTGGTTCGAAGCATCGTCGCGGGGTTCGTGACGCTCCATCCGGGTGGTGTTCCGCGACTTTTCCCGCGCCATCGGCGCCGGATTCGGAACACTCAGCACGACCGAGTCGGCCTGGCGAATGTTCAGAGGGATCGCTGGTGTCGGCTTCAAAGACACATTGCGTGCATTGACCATCAATGGCTTCAACGCGCCCGCGTGCTTGCTCAGATCCGCAGTGGAGGTCAGTTCGCTCAGGCGCAAGGCCGATGCGGCCAGCCATTGCCGCGCCCGGGGCGACTTGATCTTGCTCAGCACCTTGCTGCTCAGTCGCACGGGCACGCCAACGCCGCCGGAAACGCGCATCAGCAGAAAACTGATCAACAACTCGACCCGGACTTCGGCCACTACTTCTGCCAGATACTGCGGCGGCAGCATCTTCAGCCAACTGGTGAACGCTGCCAGATGGATAAACAGCAACGGCTCGTCACTAAGGATCAGCAAGCCATTGGCGATAGCCTCGCTGGAGGCGTCGAGTAGCGCTTGCAGCTCGACATCGCTCAGGTACTGCAGGAGTTTTTCGCTGTTGGCCTGCAGGTCGGCGAGCAGGGCAAACAGCTGTTTAACGTCATCCCAGATGTCGTGCAGGGCTTTCTCGAAACCGCGCCAGTCGGCCTGTTGCAACTGCTGGTAACGATCAGCCAAACCGGCGCCGGAAAACTCCGCCCACAGCGGCTGAAACCCGTCCCACTCCTGGCGAAGCCAGACCTCCATCCCGTCCAGAATCTCTTCATAGGAGGCGTACAGCGCTTGGATATGGTCGGTGGAAACAT
The Pseudomonas fluorescens genome window above contains:
- a CDS encoding YMGG-like glycine zipper-containing protein, with product MRLSLSALFFGLFIAQGAMAAGDGSAAVGGGLGGVLGNVVGGQLGGSTGAAVGAGVGGAAGSAVGANKHNRTEAAIGGGLGAAGGSVVGNSLGGSTGSAIGAGLGGAAGGAVGNNLGDDGGRAHSGGGHKHNKYKHKNRHH
- a CDS encoding DUF6896 domain-containing protein, coding for MSDQNEALDILINDFISMVESSTLIFERKFGTRDIRRLWYTKTIKRRGRVTRGVKYELHGVGCRINLSTGSVDFDYGPNGEINGFDTWRLYNFARERPSKHRKYCDEKIIKKELEEYLNLKKIKKMSAFSNLYVWADSKETD
- a CDS encoding RHS repeat-associated core domain-containing protein, which gives rise to MFQTDRLLALNNSIGLLVVAALNPQHPDFETLIREFRLCLNNYEAWAEQLWTGTALDVEQVFKVGDHVRLSAPVKSRQPIQTLVVMCPASGPLTLVHLFEAARFVPIGDTPVMLEPVIGEIDGVLSFGEPLRHTIGPSGILEVSDCDRGQRYRITFFPDVSTDHIQALYASYEEILDGMEVWLRQEWDGFQPLWAEFSGAGLADRYQQLQQADWRGFEKALHDIWDDVKQLFALLADLQANSEKLLQYLSDVELQALLDASSEAIANGLLILSDEPLLFIHLAAFTSWLKMLPPQYLAEVVAEVRVELLISFLLMRVSGGVGVPVRLSSKVLSKIKSPRARQWLAASALRLSELTSTADLSKHAGALKPLMVNARNVSLKPTPAIPLNIRQADSVVLSVPNPAPMAREKSRNTTRMERHEPRDDASNQAKNPNGDSADCAPLTCTNGCPVSMVTGEELLTLTDGTLDGLLPFEFTRLYRTSAVEIDVGLGFGWSHSLAHRLEFDGEAVVWVDHENRRTRFPLPSVERPAIHNSLSRAAIFLGDEPEELILALAGDTARFYHFRAGRLVAVSDAYGNRLIVSRDHQQRIVRLDNGAGRSLLLRYDRAHLVAVDYQVLEADGWRTEQTLVSYCYDARQRLLAATNAVGDSERYDYDDQHVILQRQLTGGASFFWEWERSGKAARCVRHWASFAQMDTRYVWADDGSVAVHYVDGSEETYVHDDSARLVRKVAADGGEHLKAYDDQGRLIAEQDPLGAVTEYRYDDVGRLIALLPPDDEPTSYEYRNGFLHSRSRGEAVWTFRRNAEGDVTEAVDPDGQVTHYYYDTRGQLLSIRYPDTSRHKLSWNDLGQLIEETLPDGGVRRFSYDALGRRTTTCDEHGAITRQQWDAVGRLVQTTFPTGATRAYSYGAYGQVTAERDELGRITRYEYDDDLHLVSRKINPDGTRVQYRYDHAQLLLTEIENESGEKYRLDYTPTGLIRQETGFDGRRTAYAYDRNGHLLEKTEFGDDGSTLVTVYARDAAGRLLLKTLPDGVEVAYTYDRLGRLTGVDDGQKHPLAFEYDRQDRLITEHQGWGTLRYVYDACGQLKRQRLPDNSKLDYHYAKGGALTAIDLNGTRLSSHVYQSGREQQRQQGLLRSDYAYDDQGRLLAHAVGHQHDSLYRRDYAYSANGNLEHIADSRHGQRTYGYDALDRLIRVRHSRDELPESFAHDPAGNLLMQDRAGPTRIKGNRLLMQGDRHYDYDAFGNLIRERRGRDQQLVTEYRYDCQHRLIGLTRADGQTATYQYDAFGRRIRKTVDGQTTEFFWQGDHLVAESGPNHHRSYVYEPGTFRPLALLDGKGPKKACPFYYQLDHLGTPQELTDYSGEIVWSAQYDAYGKVSAITLAGEDYLDQPLRFQGQYFDAESGLHYNRHRYYDPRLGRYLTPDPIKLAGGLNQYRYVPNPTGWVDPLGLNSNCPPPNKPGCEVPGGIGGAKVDEGEPKLPTIAHNIDPKTLKRVHTIEGKTSTRTVEDYKNKMRNGYGPTDPITVIEHDGNLYILDGHHRAAAARQTSTNVTIKLITDLKTYNGALRSIEDVLESANNVGLDRLEHRRRR